In Flavobacterium endoglycinae, one DNA window encodes the following:
- the ybeY gene encoding rRNA maturation RNase YbeY: protein MINFNYETEFTLENEQAYNDWLSAVIVSEKKNEGEINYIFCDDEYLHKINVEYLNHDTLTDIISFDYTVGNEISGDIFVSVERVEDNAKDFNVSFEEELKRVLAHGILHYCGYKDKSDKDAELMRSKEDEKISMFHVEQ from the coding sequence ATGATAAACTTTAATTACGAAACCGAGTTTACTTTAGAAAACGAACAAGCCTATAACGATTGGTTAAGTGCAGTAATTGTTTCTGAAAAGAAGAACGAGGGAGAAATCAATTATATATTTTGTGATGATGAATACCTGCATAAAATAAATGTAGAGTATTTAAATCACGACACACTTACTGATATTATCAGTTTTGATTATACAGTTGGTAATGAAATCAGCGGAGATATTTTTGTTTCTGTAGAAAGAGTAGAAGATAATGCTAAGGATTTTAATGTTTCTTTTGAAGAAGAATTAAAGCGAGTTCTTGCGCATGGTATATTACACTATTGTGGATATAAAGATAAATCAGATAAAGATGCAGAATTAATGCGTTCAAAAGAAGATGAAAAGATTAGCATGTTTCACGTGGAACAATAA
- the mnmG gene encoding tRNA uridine-5-carboxymethylaminomethyl(34) synthesis enzyme MnmG, which translates to MFLEEYDVIVVGAGHAGSEAAAAAANLGSKTLMVTMSLQNIAQMSCNPAMGGIAKGQIVREIDALGGYSGIVSDRTAIQFKMLNKSKGPAMWSPRVQSDRMRFAEEWRMMLEGTPNLDFYQEMVKGLIIENGKIKGIRTSLGVEIRSKSVVLTNGTFLNGLIHIGEKQFGGGRAGESAATGITEDLIAAGFEAGRMKTGTPPRVDGRSLDYSKMNEEKGDAKPDKFSYSDLTVPLTLQRSCHMTYTSLNVHDILREGFDRSPMFNGRIKSLGPRYCPSIEDKINRFADKERHQLFVEPEGWKTCEVYVNGFSTSLPEDIQFKALRSVAGFENVKFLRPGYAIEYDYFPPTQLKHTLETKLVEGLYFAGQINGTTGYEEAASQGLMAGINAHLKVHEKSPLILKRDEAYIGVLIDDLITKGTEEPYRMFTSRAEYRTLLRQDNADFRLTPMSYEIGLASEERMRRMEHKLNESEKMVAFFKETSVTVAETNPILVEKESAPISQGDKMFKVFSRPQIELEDMLKFEKVDAYIKENNLDEEIVEQAVIQVKYSGYIEKERNNADKLNRLEEVKIPENFDYHKIKSMSIEAKQKLSKIRPVTISQASRISGVSPSDISVLLIYMGR; encoded by the coding sequence ATGTTTTTAGAAGAATACGATGTTATTGTTGTGGGTGCCGGTCATGCCGGTTCCGAGGCCGCGGCAGCGGCAGCAAATTTGGGTTCCAAAACTTTGATGGTTACAATGAGTTTGCAAAACATTGCACAAATGTCTTGTAATCCTGCGATGGGTGGAATTGCAAAAGGACAAATCGTTCGTGAGATTGATGCGCTTGGTGGATACTCCGGAATTGTTTCAGATCGAACTGCAATTCAGTTCAAGATGCTGAACAAATCAAAAGGACCTGCAATGTGGTCGCCAAGAGTTCAAAGTGACAGAATGCGTTTTGCAGAAGAATGGAGAATGATGTTGGAGGGAACTCCAAATTTGGATTTCTACCAAGAGATGGTAAAAGGGTTGATTATCGAAAACGGAAAAATAAAAGGAATCAGAACTTCACTTGGAGTTGAGATTCGTTCGAAATCGGTGGTCTTGACAAACGGAACTTTTTTGAATGGTTTGATCCATATTGGAGAAAAACAATTCGGTGGAGGAAGAGCAGGAGAAAGTGCTGCAACCGGAATTACCGAAGATTTGATCGCAGCAGGATTTGAAGCGGGAAGAATGAAAACAGGAACGCCTCCAAGAGTCGATGGTCGTTCTTTGGATTATTCGAAAATGAACGAAGAAAAAGGAGATGCAAAACCGGATAAGTTTTCTTATTCGGATTTAACGGTTCCGTTAACGCTTCAACGTTCTTGTCATATGACGTATACGTCATTGAATGTTCACGATATTTTGAGAGAAGGTTTTGATCGTTCGCCAATGTTCAACGGAAGGATAAAAAGTTTAGGTCCGAGATACTGCCCATCGATTGAAGATAAAATTAATCGTTTTGCTGATAAAGAACGCCACCAGCTTTTTGTTGAACCGGAAGGATGGAAAACTTGTGAAGTGTATGTAAACGGATTTTCAACTTCGCTTCCAGAGGATATTCAGTTTAAAGCTTTGCGTTCGGTTGCCGGTTTTGAAAATGTAAAATTTCTTCGTCCGGGTTATGCAATAGAATATGATTATTTTCCGCCGACACAATTGAAACATACTTTGGAAACAAAGTTAGTTGAAGGTTTATATTTTGCCGGACAGATTAATGGAACAACAGGATATGAAGAAGCAGCTTCGCAAGGTTTGATGGCCGGAATAAATGCGCATTTAAAAGTGCATGAAAAATCGCCTTTGATTTTAAAACGTGATGAAGCCTATATTGGAGTTTTGATTGACGACTTAATTACGAAGGGAACAGAAGAGCCGTATCGTATGTTTACATCAAGAGCAGAATATAGAACATTGTTGCGTCAAGATAATGCCGATTTCAGATTGACGCCAATGTCGTATGAAATTGGTTTAGCTTCTGAAGAAAGAATGCGAAGAATGGAACACAAATTAAATGAATCTGAAAAGATGGTTGCGTTCTTTAAAGAAACAAGTGTTACGGTTGCCGAAACAAATCCAATTTTAGTTGAGAAAGAATCGGCACCAATTTCACAAGGAGATAAAATGTTTAAAGTTTTCTCACGTCCACAGATCGAATTGGAGGATATGTTGAAATTTGAAAAAGTAGATGCATACATCAAAGAAAATAATCTTGACGAAGAAATTGTAGAGCAAGCCGTAATTCAAGTTAAGTATTCTGGATATATCGAAAAGGAAAGAAATAATGCTGATAAACTAAATCGTTTAGAGGAAGTAAAAATTCCAGAGAATTTCGATTACCATAAAATCAAATCAATGTCGATTGAAGCGAAACAAAAATTAAGTAAAATTCGGCCAGTTACAATTTCACAAGCATCAAGAATCAGCGGTGTATCACCAAGTGATATTTCCGTGCTTTTGATTTATATGGGAAGATAA
- a CDS encoding class I SAM-dependent methyltransferase: MDVLNKKHFLTVKDHSVSKEIFDLYYDENLDMLITSPQPELENLGRYYESEDYISHTDNKRSVFEKAYHFVKSIALKNKLNLINSEQSQKGKILDIGAGTGDFLLTAKNDGWETFGIEPSDRAKNIAKQKGISFVEETSELENNSFDVITMWHVLEHVPNLELQIQELKRLLKPTGTLIVAVPNFKSYDAKHYGEFWAAFDVPIHFWHFSKKAIQSLFEKVDMKLEKILPMKFDSFYVSLLSEKYKTGKMNFVKAFFVGLKSNMKASSTKEYSSHIYVLKNK, encoded by the coding sequence ATGGACGTTTTAAACAAAAAACATTTTCTTACTGTAAAAGACCATTCTGTTTCAAAAGAAATTTTCGATTTGTACTATGATGAAAATTTGGATATGCTGATTACTTCTCCGCAGCCGGAATTAGAAAATTTAGGAAGATATTACGAAAGCGAAGATTATATTTCACACACAGATAACAAACGTTCCGTTTTTGAAAAAGCATATCATTTTGTAAAAAGTATTGCTTTAAAAAATAAATTGAATTTAATTAATTCCGAACAATCTCAAAAAGGAAAAATTTTAGACATTGGAGCTGGAACAGGAGATTTTTTATTGACGGCAAAAAATGACGGTTGGGAAACTTTTGGAATTGAACCAAGCGACCGAGCAAAAAATATTGCAAAGCAAAAAGGAATTTCATTTGTGGAAGAAACCAGTGAACTTGAAAATAATTCTTTTGACGTAATTACGATGTGGCATGTTTTGGAACACGTCCCAAATTTAGAATTACAAATCCAGGAATTGAAGCGACTTTTAAAACCAACTGGAACATTAATTGTTGCGGTTCCAAATTTCAAATCGTACGACGCAAAACATTACGGAGAATTTTGGGCCGCTTTTGATGTGCCGATTCACTTTTGGCATTTTTCAAAAAAAGCCATTCAGTCGCTTTTTGAAAAAGTCGATATGAAATTAGAAAAAATACTTCCCATGAAATTTGATTCTTTTTACGTGAGTCTTTTATCTGAAAAATATAAAACCGGAAAAATGAATTTTGTCAAAGCATTTTTTGTTGGTTTAAAATCAAATATGAAAGCTTCGAGTACAAAAGAGTATTCGTCACACATTTATGTCTTAAAAAACAAATAA
- a CDS encoding OmpH family outer membrane protein, which produces MKKALVIIGLSILAVSCNKTAEVKEVKTAYIDTSLLMKEYTEAKDVEAKYKAQAEEKGRQLQAEINRFKQDAANFQSQAQANGQQWAQQRGAELQKREQQLGYAQQQLSQQLQQESGVEMDSLISGVKKFIKEYGKKNGYAYIYGTGDAATVLYAEDKYDITKEVIKALNDKYKASPKAEEKPAAKEEAKK; this is translated from the coding sequence ATGAAAAAAGCATTAGTAATTATCGGACTTTCAATTTTGGCTGTTTCGTGTAATAAGACGGCAGAAGTTAAGGAAGTAAAAACAGCTTATATCGATACTTCACTTTTAATGAAAGAATACACTGAGGCAAAAGATGTTGAAGCCAAATACAAAGCTCAGGCAGAAGAAAAAGGTAGACAATTGCAAGCTGAAATTAATCGTTTTAAACAAGATGCTGCTAATTTTCAAAGTCAGGCGCAGGCAAATGGCCAGCAATGGGCACAACAAAGAGGTGCTGAATTACAAAAAAGAGAGCAGCAGTTAGGATACGCTCAACAACAATTATCACAGCAATTACAGCAGGAAAGTGGTGTTGAAATGGACTCTTTGATAAGCGGAGTTAAAAAATTCATCAAAGAATACGGTAAGAAAAACGGTTATGCATACATCTATGGTACTGGTGATGCAGCAACTGTATTGTATGCTGAAGATAAATATGACATCACAAAAGAGGTTATTAAAGCTTTGAATGACAAATACAAAGCTTCTCCAAAAGCTGAAGAAAAACCAGCAGCAAAAGAAGAGGCTAAAAAATAA
- a CDS encoding helix-turn-helix domain-containing protein, translating to MQNVSEAAAYTLQFINQTQKSIFLTGKAGTGKTTLLREIIATTHKNTVVVAPTGIAALNAGGVTIHSMFQLPFSAFIPSYQDSSQFTETVKFENKESLRRHFKMNNVKRNVIRNMELLVIDEVSMLRADLLDAIDFMMQTVRRDTRAFGGVQVLFIGDLLQLPPVIRDEEWRTLRNYYKGKFFFHSHVVQQNPPLYIELSKIYRQSDDVFISVLNNLRNNQISKEDIEVLNQYVKPDFDLKLNPGYITLTTHNAKADTINEQAINDLSGNEFTFLPFVVGDFPEKIYPVEENLKLKVGAQVMFVKNDLSFEKRYFNGKMGVIKSLSDQEIFVHFPEENKTIEVEKYEWKNIRYKVNELTKDIEEEVLGTFAHYPIKLAWAITVHKSQGLTFEKAALDVSQVFLPGQAYVALSRLTSLNGLILLSAMQMNGLSNDQDVMDYALNKANENDLKNSLHFETKNFIHKYLIDSFNWTDLAQEWRNHRFSYNENATGSEKSKHSIWAHKRLDSIEQLVNPAQKFIAQLNKIFSGETVDLVFVKERVEAAYDYFFKPMDKLVTDILNKMAEIQKFKKVKEFYEELAFLDDLQTQAVLRLMKARLLMDIVVSRETINKDSLSSPAIKNYKSDKISKIRDEQKSANTDMFHVEEPLSRYTAKKADKTAEKGPKKTTVEETHELWLQKNSIDDIARIRKLTVQTVETHFIKLIQAKKVDISDVLSYDKILALREAFQFYQEESLAPLKEKYGDEFTWDELKMFKASIN from the coding sequence ATGCAAAACGTTTCTGAAGCAGCTGCTTACACCTTACAATTCATAAATCAGACGCAAAAATCGATCTTCTTGACTGGAAAAGCCGGTACAGGAAAAACTACTTTATTGCGCGAAATTATTGCCACTACACACAAAAATACAGTTGTTGTAGCACCTACAGGTATTGCGGCATTAAATGCAGGAGGTGTAACGATACATTCGATGTTTCAGCTGCCATTTTCAGCCTTTATTCCCAGTTATCAAGACAGTTCTCAGTTTACTGAAACCGTAAAATTTGAAAACAAAGAATCACTTCGCAGACATTTCAAAATGAACAATGTAAAGCGAAATGTGATTCGAAATATGGAGCTTTTGGTCATTGATGAAGTCAGTATGCTGCGCGCTGATCTGCTGGACGCTATCGATTTTATGATGCAGACCGTTCGTAGAGATACGAGAGCTTTTGGAGGTGTTCAGGTGCTTTTTATTGGAGATTTATTGCAGCTTCCGCCCGTAATTCGTGATGAAGAGTGGCGAACACTGCGAAATTATTACAAAGGAAAATTTTTTTTTCATTCGCATGTAGTACAACAGAATCCACCGTTATATATCGAATTATCAAAGATTTACCGCCAGAGTGATGATGTTTTTATTTCGGTTTTGAACAACCTTCGAAACAATCAGATCAGTAAAGAAGATATCGAGGTTTTAAACCAATATGTAAAACCAGATTTTGATTTAAAATTGAATCCGGGATACATAACTTTAACAACTCATAATGCAAAAGCAGATACTATTAACGAACAGGCAATCAATGATCTGAGCGGAAATGAATTTACTTTTCTGCCATTTGTTGTGGGTGATTTTCCTGAAAAAATTTATCCAGTTGAAGAAAACCTGAAACTCAAAGTAGGAGCACAGGTAATGTTTGTTAAGAACGATTTATCATTTGAAAAACGATATTTCAACGGAAAAATGGGCGTTATAAAATCACTTTCTGATCAAGAAATCTTTGTTCACTTTCCAGAAGAAAATAAAACCATAGAAGTTGAAAAATACGAGTGGAAAAACATCCGTTACAAAGTAAATGAACTTACAAAAGACATTGAAGAAGAGGTTTTAGGTACATTTGCGCATTATCCAATCAAATTGGCGTGGGCAATTACGGTTCATAAAAGTCAGGGATTAACTTTTGAAAAAGCTGCGCTCGATGTATCGCAAGTTTTCCTTCCGGGGCAAGCCTATGTAGCACTTTCTCGTTTAACGTCCTTAAATGGGCTTATTTTGCTTTCTGCAATGCAGATGAATGGACTTTCAAATGATCAAGATGTAATGGACTATGCTCTGAACAAGGCAAACGAAAACGATCTTAAAAATTCCCTTCACTTCGAAACCAAAAATTTTATTCATAAGTATTTGATAGACAGTTTCAACTGGACAGATCTTGCACAAGAATGGCGAAATCATCGTTTTAGTTATAATGAAAATGCGACAGGATCTGAAAAATCAAAACATTCGATCTGGGCTCATAAACGCTTAGATTCTATTGAACAGCTTGTAAATCCAGCTCAAAAATTTATTGCGCAGCTCAATAAGATTTTTAGTGGAGAAACCGTTGATTTGGTGTTTGTAAAAGAAAGGGTAGAGGCAGCCTACGATTATTTCTTTAAACCGATGGATAAATTGGTTACTGATATTTTGAATAAAATGGCTGAAATTCAGAAGTTTAAAAAAGTTAAAGAATTCTACGAAGAATTAGCATTTTTAGATGACCTGCAGACGCAGGCTGTTTTGCGGTTAATGAAAGCCAGACTTTTGATGGATATTGTGGTTTCCCGTGAAACCATTAACAAAGACAGTTTATCTTCTCCAGCCATAAAAAATTATAAATCTGATAAGATTTCGAAAATTAGAGACGAGCAAAAAAGCGCCAATACGGATATGTTTCACGTGGAAGAACCTCTCAGCAGGTATACTGCCAAAAAAGCTGATAAAACAGCCGAAAAAGGCCCAAAAAAGACTACTGTCGAAGAAACGCACGAACTCTGGTTACAGAAAAATTCAATTGATGACATTGCACGTATTAGAAAATTAACCGTGCAGACGGTGGAAACCCATTTTATAAAACTCATTCAGGCGAAGAAAGTAGATATTTCAGATGTGCTTTCGTATGATAAAATCCTTGCTCTTCGTGAAGCATTCCAGTTTTATCAGGAAGAATCTCTGGCACCTCTAAAAGAAAAATATGGTGACGAATTTACATGGGATGAACTTAAGATGTTCAAAGCCAGTATAAATTAA
- a CDS encoding HU domain-containing protein — MKIETYIAQLLYRYQCVTVPGFGAFLTEIQSAQLNESTNSFFPPKKLISFNSRLKNNDGLLANHVAQAEGISYGTAVNAIANEVTNWKKTLEENGVISLKNIGDIRLNYENNFIFTPNDQTNYLTSSFGLSPFVSPLVKKEIFEKKIEQIAEKKPVPLYENEETKSSGSFLKYAAILVLGLGITGSIGYPLYQNQIATQTLVVEGAVQKKVQNKIQEATFFIQNPLPAVNMAVDSAKTETVEEKKMPYHIMAGAFRSEANARKAYNQLIKDGYQARMLGENKHGLFPVLYGSYATMSEAEKAQKEIQKGENPDAWILVENL; from the coding sequence ATGAAAATCGAGACTTACATAGCACAGTTATTATATCGTTACCAGTGTGTAACGGTTCCAGGGTTTGGAGCATTTTTAACCGAAATTCAATCAGCTCAGCTGAATGAAAGCACTAATTCGTTTTTTCCACCCAAAAAATTAATTTCATTTAACAGCCGTTTAAAAAACAATGACGGACTGCTGGCAAATCATGTTGCGCAAGCAGAAGGTATATCGTACGGTACTGCTGTAAATGCCATTGCAAATGAAGTGACAAACTGGAAAAAAACGCTGGAAGAAAATGGCGTAATAAGTCTTAAAAACATTGGTGATATTCGTTTGAATTATGAGAACAATTTCATCTTTACACCAAACGATCAAACCAACTATTTGACAAGTTCATTCGGGTTAAGTCCGTTTGTTTCTCCGCTCGTTAAGAAAGAAATTTTCGAGAAAAAGATAGAACAGATTGCCGAGAAAAAACCAGTTCCTTTATACGAAAATGAGGAAACAAAATCATCTGGTTCATTCTTGAAATATGCAGCGATTTTAGTTTTAGGTCTTGGAATTACGGGAAGCATTGGATATCCATTATATCAAAATCAAATTGCTACACAAACACTTGTGGTAGAAGGAGCGGTTCAAAAGAAAGTTCAGAACAAAATTCAGGAAGCTACTTTTTTTATTCAAAATCCTCTTCCAGCAGTAAATATGGCTGTGGATTCTGCTAAAACAGAAACCGTTGAAGAGAAAAAAATGCCGTATCACATTATGGCTGGCGCCTTTAGAAGTGAAGCCAATGCCAGAAAAGCATATAACCAATTGATAAAAGATGGTTATCAGGCAAGAATGCTGGGCGAAAATAAACACGGATTATTCCCGGTTTTATACGGAAGTTACGCCACAATGTCTGAAGCTGAAAAAGCACAAAAAGAAATACAAAAAGGCGAAAATCCAGACGCATGGATTTTGGTTGAAAATCTATAA
- the dprA gene encoding DNA-processing protein DprA, which yields MSDQDLFYLLALMKVEGVGDIIAKKLITNCGSAESIFKTGLNKIAAIDGIGSALVNNLKDKSIFEKADKELKFIQSNNIQVSYFQDDIYPERLKHCIDSPVLIFTAGNIDLKNRKTISIVGTRQITSYGIEFCRKFIEDLVPLDPVIISGFAYGVDIMAHQLAMEYNLQTVGVLAHGLNQIYPKNHKKYMAKMEENGGFITEFWSTSQPDRENFVRRNRIVAGISEATIVIESADKGGSLITANLANDYNRDVFAVPGRVTDKYSQGCNDLIKTQKANVLTSAADLVYVLNWDLEKKSKAVQKQLFVELEPDEQMVYDFLIKNGKELLDSIALECNLPIFKISGILLNMELKGVIRPLPGKTFEAI from the coding sequence ATGTCAGATCAGGATTTATTTTATTTATTAGCCTTAATGAAGGTAGAAGGAGTGGGAGATATTATAGCTAAAAAGCTGATCACAAACTGCGGCAGTGCCGAATCTATTTTTAAAACCGGTTTGAATAAAATTGCTGCTATTGATGGAATTGGATCAGCACTTGTAAACAATCTGAAAGACAAAAGTATTTTTGAAAAAGCCGATAAAGAACTGAAATTCATTCAATCGAATAATATTCAAGTATCTTATTTTCAAGATGATATATATCCCGAAAGATTGAAGCATTGTATAGATTCGCCAGTCTTAATTTTTACTGCAGGAAATATCGATCTCAAAAACCGAAAAACCATCAGCATTGTTGGTACACGCCAAATTACTTCTTACGGAATTGAGTTTTGCCGAAAGTTTATTGAAGATTTAGTACCGCTTGATCCAGTTATAATCAGTGGTTTTGCTTATGGAGTAGATATAATGGCGCATCAGCTGGCTATGGAATATAATCTGCAAACGGTTGGTGTTCTCGCACATGGACTTAATCAGATATATCCCAAGAACCATAAAAAGTATATGGCAAAAATGGAAGAGAATGGTGGTTTTATAACCGAATTCTGGAGTACATCTCAGCCCGATAGAGAGAATTTCGTGCGCAGAAATCGTATTGTTGCAGGTATTAGTGAAGCCACAATTGTAATTGAATCGGCTGATAAAGGCGGTTCGCTCATAACAGCAAATCTAGCAAACGATTATAACCGAGATGTTTTTGCGGTTCCCGGAAGAGTTACCGATAAATACAGCCAAGGCTGCAACGATCTTATTAAAACTCAGAAAGCAAATGTATTAACATCTGCGGCAGATCTCGTATACGTTTTAAATTGGGATCTTGAAAAGAAATCCAAAGCAGTTCAGAAACAGTTGTTCGTGGAACTAGAACCTGATGAACAAATGGTTTATGATTTTCTTATTAAAAATGGAAAGGAATTGCTTGATAGTATTGCTCTAGAATGCAATCTTCCGATATTTAAAATCTCAGGTATTCTGTTAAACATGGAATTAAAAGGCGTAATTCGCCCTCTTCCAGGTAAAACTTTTGAAGCTATTTAA
- a CDS encoding Cif family virulence factor, with protein sequence MKIIITVFAILSLNLVSAQELSKDQEEIHQILNSFMHSIIAKDSATFKSLFFEENVNWIGVMKEKTQTKRLVKPVVTKNYFTSSYKAFFQSIMKDKKSEEKFENIQIQNDDAIASVTFDYSFWSEDSMTNWGKEYWQLVKANGRWKISSVIFSIEMSK encoded by the coding sequence ATGAAAATCATTATTACTGTTTTTGCAATTTTGTCCTTAAACCTGGTTTCGGCACAAGAATTATCTAAAGATCAAGAAGAAATCCACCAGATTTTAAATTCCTTTATGCACAGCATTATAGCAAAAGATTCTGCTACTTTTAAAAGTTTGTTTTTTGAAGAAAATGTAAACTGGATTGGCGTGATGAAAGAAAAAACGCAAACAAAAAGATTGGTGAAACCTGTCGTAACAAAAAACTATTTTACTAGCAGTTATAAAGCTTTCTTTCAATCAATTATGAAAGATAAAAAGAGCGAGGAGAAATTCGAAAACATTCAAATTCAAAATGATGATGCCATTGCCAGTGTAACTTTCGATTACAGTTTTTGGTCTGAAGATTCAATGACCAACTGGGGAAAAGAATACTGGCAGCTTGTAAAAGCAAATGGACGCTGGAAAATTTCAAGTGTTATTTTTTCTATCGAAATGTCGAAATAG
- a CDS encoding acyltransferase family protein, producing the protein MHTVAEKFHGLDHLRALAITMVLIYHYRMFAHPEWVDTYGRFGWMGVDLFFVLSGFLISKQLFHEVNSNGKIGLQTFFTKRFFRIVPPYVVTLSLYFLFPFFRERESLPPIWKFITFTQNIELDLFHFGTFSHAWSLCIEEQFYLLFPLALAFFLHYKKFRIFNYFLVLLFLFSIILREISWQIFVVPNVNGDDFWRIWYMKIYYPTYTRLDGLLTGIAIAYFYENALWFKKFINSNGNYLCLVGIALLGFSMWICNDQTSHLASVLGFTAVSISFGLIVMSAISESSFLYRFKSNWSVQLAAFSYAVYLSHKGIIHIAQSFIEETSLEKESNLTFIISIAACLITGLIFRYAIENPAAKIKNYILNRNH; encoded by the coding sequence ATGCATACAGTTGCAGAAAAATTTCACGGACTAGATCACTTACGCGCTTTGGCCATTACGATGGTTTTAATATACCACTACCGAATGTTTGCTCATCCGGAATGGGTCGATACTTACGGACGTTTTGGCTGGATGGGTGTAGATTTGTTCTTTGTTCTAAGCGGATTTTTAATTTCAAAACAGCTTTTTCATGAAGTCAATTCGAATGGAAAAATTGGCTTACAAACATTTTTCACAAAACGGTTTTTTAGAATAGTACCGCCTTATGTTGTAACGCTTTCTCTCTATTTTCTATTTCCTTTTTTTAGGGAAAGAGAATCCCTTCCTCCTATTTGGAAATTCATCACTTTTACACAGAATATCGAATTGGATCTTTTCCATTTTGGAACATTCTCCCACGCCTGGTCGCTATGTATTGAAGAGCAGTTTTATCTCTTGTTTCCGTTGGCATTAGCGTTTTTTTTGCATTATAAAAAGTTTAGAATTTTCAACTATTTTTTGGTTCTTTTATTTCTCTTTTCAATAATTCTCAGAGAAATTTCATGGCAGATTTTCGTGGTTCCCAATGTAAACGGCGACGATTTTTGGCGTATTTGGTACATGAAAATTTACTATCCCACCTACACCCGATTAGACGGACTGCTCACAGGAATTGCCATTGCTTATTTTTATGAAAATGCACTTTGGTTTAAAAAATTTATAAACTCAAACGGCAATTATTTATGTCTTGTTGGTATTGCTTTATTAGGTTTTTCAATGTGGATTTGTAACGATCAAACATCACATTTAGCTTCCGTATTAGGATTTACGGCAGTTTCAATTAGTTTTGGTTTGATAGTAATGTCGGCCATTTCAGAATCTTCGTTTTTGTATCGTTTTAAATCCAATTGGAGTGTGCAGCTTGCGGCATTTTCGTATGCAGTTTATCTTTCTCACAAAGGAATTATACATATCGCGCAATCTTTTATTGAGGAAACGTCTTTAGAAAAAGAAAGCAACTTAACGTTCATAATCAGTATCGCAGCTTGTTTAATTACTGGATTGATCTTTAGATATGCAATTGAAAACCCAGCTGCTAAAATCAAAAATTATATTTTAAATCGTAATCATTAA
- a CDS encoding sensor histidine kinase, translating into MFSQIIPYDLTHLLFQILAANFAYSILIKKLFYRKRYFVFIVSSILGIYGISVLNRLFTIYIAEPFFIETPQDDVWNIITDVNYLFCFYVIPIVTASFIFVSISFMLDLRNEKENSVQLLKEKAELELKALKTRLNPHFLFNTLNNIYSLSIINSSKTSESISRLSNMLDYILYKADKKMVLISEEMKVIKDYIELEKLRYSERLQLVIAENIQSENQIPPLLFLSLVENAFKHGAACNTGKISIFISVETNVVKTVLKVENSFIPKENMDSKGLGLKIIQDQLKIIYGDQSQFEIENKNGFFKVQIQIPANEN; encoded by the coding sequence ATGTTTTCCCAAATCATTCCGTATGATCTCACGCATTTGTTGTTTCAGATTCTGGCGGCCAATTTTGCATACAGTATTTTAATCAAAAAGTTGTTTTACAGAAAGCGATATTTCGTATTTATTGTTTCTTCAATCTTGGGTATTTATGGAATTTCGGTTTTAAATAGATTATTTACGATCTATATTGCTGAACCTTTTTTTATTGAAACACCACAAGACGATGTTTGGAATATTATAACAGATGTGAATTATTTATTCTGCTTTTATGTTATTCCAATTGTGACTGCATCTTTTATTTTTGTTTCGATATCATTTATGCTTGATTTAAGAAACGAAAAAGAGAATTCTGTACAATTACTCAAAGAGAAAGCAGAATTAGAATTAAAGGCCTTAAAAACGCGTTTAAATCCGCATTTCTTATTCAATACACTAAACAACATTTATTCTCTTTCGATAATCAACTCAAGCAAAACATCAGAATCCATAAGCCGACTATCAAATATGCTGGATTATATTTTATACAAAGCAGATAAAAAAATGGTTTTGATTTCGGAAGAAATGAAAGTAATCAAAGATTATATAGAATTGGAAAAGCTGAGGTATAGTGAAAGATTACAATTGGTTATTGCAGAAAACATCCAGTCTGAAAATCAGATTCCGCCTTTGCTGTTTTTATCTTTGGTTGAAAATGCTTTTAAACACGGAGCTGCCTGTAATACTGGGAAAATTTCTATTTTTATTTCCGTAGAAACTAATGTGGTCAAAACAGTTTTAAAAGTTGAAAACTCATTCATCCCGAAAGAAAATATGGATTCTAAAGGTCTTGGATTGAAAATCATTCAAGATCAGCTGAAGATTATCTACGGTGATCAAAGTCAGTTTGAAATTGAAAATAAAAACGGGTTTTTTAAAGTTCAAATACAAATTCCTGCCAATGAAAATTAA